The genomic region CAGCCCTGGGGAGTTCAGGCACCCGGAATAGACGACGGAGTGGATCACGATGTACGCCACCACGAGGACGACGACGGTGACCGCGAACCTTAGCCAGCGCGCCGATTCCGAACGCCCTGCGGGCACAGGAGCGGGTGTGTCTGCGTTGTCGAACGACTTCCACAACGCAGCCCACCCGGCCTTGTCGTCCGGGAACTTTTCGACCGGGGGACCACCTCGAGCTACGTCCCACACCCCGGCGCGTCCGTCTGCCGTACGCCCAGCCGCGTAGGTGGTACCAACACGGACGATCTCTGTGCACCCGGCGGGTCGGTGCCGCCTACATTCGCTGCACAGGGCAGCCCCGGTCCGCACCGCACCGCCGCAATACGGGCACACGCTGTCGGACATCAGTGGGCGGCGTCGAACGCTTCCAACACCGGGGCCGCGACTCGGCCCCGCTCGGACACGATGTACCCGTTCTTCTTCGCCCAGGTGCGGATCGCCGCGAGTTGCTCCTTCGACCGTTTCCCGGCACCCGACGACGCCACCCGTGTCCGCGTCACCGGCGCACCCGACCGCGACAGTTGCTGCGCCGCGTCGACATAGGGCTGCAGCACCGAGTTGAAAGTCTCCAACTCGGCCTCGGTCAGATCCACCGCGTACGGGATACCGGAAACCGTGAACTCCACCGTTCCACCATTCGAGTCGGCGGGAATGTCGTCACCGGAAAGATCCGAGGTGAGGTATTCGATGATCTGCTGTGCCACTGACGTAACTCCCGCTGTAGGTCCGAATGTTCCACGCCAGTGTGGCATCACTAGCCGACAAGTCAAGCGACACAGTTGCATAAGCGTTCCCTCGCGGCACTTTTCATGCGTGCCTCCGACTTTCGCGTGTCCGTCTACGCACTGACTGGCGCTCTGTCACACCCCCGAGCAACACTGCCGAACTGTGAAAACCGACTCGCTACTGGCGACCATGCTCGCCGCCCACATCACGCCGCTGCTGCGCCGCGCCGGATTCCTCCACAACGGCACCACCTACCTTCGAACCTTCCCCGGCGGCAGCCAGCGCATCAACTTCTCCACCATCGAAACGGAACCGGACCAGCTGGCAGTGTGGGTGCTGCTCGGCGTCAACACCCACGGCTACGACACGGTCCGTGGACGAGCACACGGCATGCTCGACCACAGCCCGCTGCTGTGGAACGACCCACTCGGACGCGACGACACCACCGGCCACTGGACCCTCGACCCAACAGAAGCTGTCGGACCGCTGCTGGCCAGCATGCTTCGGAGGCAATGGCTACCCGAACTCGCGCTCCTCGCCGACCTACCCTGGGTCGAAACCCAAGCCCGCGCCGGACGACCGTTCAACAACTGGACCGGCTTCGCAGCCCAAGACCAAGCACGCACCCTCCTCTTCGTCATCGCCGCCCAACGCGACGACCCCGACATCGACCACTACGCCCGCCACATCCCCGACGCCGACCTATGGCTCCCACACCTACCCCGAGGGTGGTGAGGAAGGCTGGCGGCGCATGACCTGACCGCCGATGAAAGGAAGTGCCTGTCATGAACGGACGCCCCGACAGCCGAGACGAGTCTGAGCTCGTCCACCTCGCCCAGTGCTACGTCGACCCGTCAATCACCACCGTGGACGAAGCGGCGGACCGATTGAACCTGCCGCAACGACCCGGTCCACAGTTCGAGCGGTTCAGCTACTTCGCATGGGTAGTTGCGGTGCGTGACGCCCTTCAGGTCACGGCGACGGCATGCGCGGCCTGACGACTCGGACAGAGTGCCAGGGCGTGTCCACGAAGTAGCAGCCGATCACGACGGCTCGGCACGCCGCGCTTCGATGGTTCTGCGGGCCGTTCACCACCTGGTGTGGGCAGGAACGGGTCGAACGGTTTGGTACGTGGCTTTCGCCGTGACCGCCGTGGTGAGTGGGCTGGCACACAGCACAGGAGACCCCTAGCCAGTAAAGGGTAGTCGAACCGCTCTGTTGAGGTAGGGGGTGACGGTCGGCTTCGACACGCCGATCACGACACGCCGAGCGGCCTTGGTGTCCGAGCTAAAATTACGGAGTAAGAGATCACGCAACCCACACAGAGGAGGTGCGGTGTGTCAACCACAGAGACGTCGGACCTCGAGGTCAGTGACGCGGTTCGGGTCAAGGCTGCTCCGATGAGCCATAGTGCCGTGCAGGCTCTAGTACTACAGCCGTAGATGGTGGTCTTGGGCGTGTTGTCGCAGGTCAGAGCGGCCAGCGCATGATCATTGGTGGTTGTGAAGACAACAAGAATCGCTGCGCTGGCCGCAGCCCACAGGATAGATCCTGACCGCTGGTGGGATGGGTTCGGCGCGCTGTTGGACCGGATCCGGCCCCGCTTTGCGCGTTACGAACCAGCTCGGCATGCCAGCGCGTTGATGTTGGGTTTGCTGTCCGGGTTGGATCGGAAGAACTGTTGGACCATCGCTGAGCATCGGGGCGAGGTGAGCCCGGATGGGTTGCAGCACTTGCTGTCTCGGGCGAAGTGGGATGCCGACTCGGTTCGTGATGATCTGCGGGACTACGTGGTGGATGCGTTCGGTGATCCAGCCGGGATCCTGGTGGTCGATGAGACTGGTGATGTGAAAAAGGGCGAGCACACCGTCGGCACGCAACGCCAGTACACCGGCACCGCCGGCCGGATCGAGAACGCGCAGGTCGCGGTGTATCTGACGTACGCGGCGCCGAGGGGACACGCGTTGATCGACCGGGCGCTGTATCTGCCCAGGTCCTGGACCGATGACCCGGTCCGCCTCGCTGACGCCGGGGTGCCGGCCGGGGTCGAGTTCGCCACCAAAACGGCGCTCGCGGCCAAGATGATCGGTGCGGCATTGGATGCCGGCGTCCCAGCCCGATTCGTGGCCGGTGACGAGGTGTACGGCAATGACTCCAAACTCCGCTCGGCGCTGGTCGACCGGCGCGTCGGCTACGTGCTGGCCGTCTCGTGTGACCACCGGACACCCAGCCCGGACGTACCGGTCCGGGCCGATCTGCTGGCCGACACCCTGCCAGCCAAGTCGTGGCAGACGTTGTCCGCAGGTGCCGGTACCAAGGGGCCGCGGTACTACTCGTGGGCACTGATCCGGATCCGTCCGGACGAGCCGGGCCGTCACTGGCTGTTGCTGCGCCGCAACATCTCCACCGGCGAGATGGCCTACTACCGCTGCTACAGCCCGCGGCCCGTCCCGCTGGCCGCCCTGGTCCGGGTCGCCGGCCAGCGGTGGAAGATCGAAGAGTCTTTCCAGACCGCGAAAGGCCAGGCAGGACTGGATGAACACCAAGTCCGCCGCTGGTGTTCCTGGCACCGCTGGTCCACTCTGGCGATGCTGGCGATGGCATTCCTGGCCGTCACTACCGCCGCCGAGAAACACCGACACCCCACACCAGCCGGCCTCATCCCCCTGACCATCAACGAGCTCCGCAGGCTCTTCGACGCCCTTGTCGCCGGCGCCGTCGCCACCCGCGAACACATCATCCACTGGTCCACCTGGCGCCGAAAACACCAAGCCACCGCCCGCGAATGCCACTATCACCGCAGGTCAGAAGACCTCCAACCCCAACTACGGCTGTAGTACTAGCCAGGCGGGTAGGTCTGGAGTTCGGTGTCTACGACTCGAATGGCCGTGCGGATGTCCACGATCTGGTAGCGAAGGCTGGTGGACGGATCGTTATCGACGATACCGTTGAGTCCCTGGTTATTCACCGAAGCGGCACGTTCAAGATCAACGTTCCTAGTTATACTTCTGCGCGCCGTGATCGCTTTACGATCGCGCACGAGTTGGGTCATTATTTCCTCCATTATCTCAATGCCCGCCCGGATGAAGTGAGACGGAAGTTTACGCGACTGGGGCGAAACCCGGCAGAAACGCAAGCAAACTATTTCGCCGCCGAGCTGGTGATGCCTCGAGAGCAATTCCGGGAACATTTCATGCAAGAAAATGGCGACTTGCGCCGGTTAGCGCGAATCTTCGACGTCTCGCAGCTATCAGCGCAGGTTAGGGCAGAGTCACTTGGTTTGATCCATTGAATCCTGGATCCCGCTTAGGTTCAAAGCTGTTTCTGTCTTGTGATTTGGTTGGGTCGACCGCTCATAAGCAACAGCGCGCGGAGCCACTCAAGTGGATATCAGATTTCCTGACGTTCTACACAGACTTTCCATCAATGGTGGAAGAGCAAGTTCCCGAACGTCTTCGAGGGAGACTGAAGCTTTGGAAGGCCGTCGGAGACGAGTTGTTGTTCGTGGTCGACGTAGACGAGGAGAGCGAGGTTCATGATTTTGTCAGTGCCTGGGTCCGTGCGATGGACGGTTACGAAGCGATGCTGTCCACCAAGAATCATGAGATGATGGAGTCGGGTGCGTCTTCGCCGCCGTTAAATTCGATGAAGACGAAAGGCGGCGCCTTCGTTGCAACTTTCCCCGAACCTGACTATGAGATTGTGGTTGCTCACTCGCCAAGTGAAGCCACCAGTGACCTTGATCCCATTTTGTTGAACGAACGCCTCAAGGAACATCCCAGTCCAGGGAATTTGCAAGATTTTCTTGGTACTAGCATAGATACCGGGTTTCGAGTTTCAGCTAGAGCTTCGCAGCGATACTTTACGTTGTCACTGGAGGTCGCGTGGGCGTTCGCTCAACACCTGAAGACCCAGACCAACGAACCTGTGTCCAACATGGTCTTGCTTGAAGAAATTGCTCTCAAAGGGGTATGGGGAGGGCGTGCTTATCCACTGTTTGCGATTGATCGTGCCGCGACAGACTCCTACAACCAAGCAATGCAGAGAATGCAGAACGTGCCACACCTGAAGGCTATGGACATATGCAACTTGGCAGAATCCTGCCACTCTGACAAGGCGTGGCCTTCCCTTATCCATTTTCCTGCTAGCACTTTTCCAGCCTTTACGGGAAACAAGGATCGGTTGGAGAGCGCTCAGACTAGGATTTCTGAGAGAACGGATAGATCGGCAGAGGGCGATGAACTCCGAGAGTTGTCAACGGAGGCTTTCTCAGCGGACGAGGACGTATCCAACATGAGGGTGCAAGCGCCGCCCGCAGATGGCTCGCCGTAGAGCTACGCACACAGGTAGCTGCTCGCACTCCCTTCACCACTGGAGGGTTAAGGCTGCGGAGGGCCGGTAGGCGCGCGGACAGGTGCGACGTCACCGACGCCGACGACGTGCACCAGCAGTGACTGCTGATGCTTCGTCGCTGGGCGCAACAGAAGGTGGCAGGCTGTCGAACAGATGCGGGGTCCACACTTGCGCGGGTCGTTGCACCTGGACTGACTTGACGGTGTGGCCCAACGGGAATCCGCCATCATGAGTCATCAGGTAGTCGCAGCCGAGCCGCAGGGCTGCGGCCAGGTGGGTGGCGTCAGCGCCTCTCAGACTCTTCGTGTTGTCTGCCCGCATGGGATGCCACTCTCGCGCGAGGACAGCACTTTCGCGCGCCAACGGTCGGTCAATGTCGGTCCACAGGGTTGAGGGTGCGTCGAACCACCCGCGCACGGTGCTCACCACGGATGCGGCGCCATCGCGGACGATTGCTAGTCCGTTCAGCTCGACTTCAATCAGCGCGGATGATGCGAGCACGACCCGGTTGTCGTTCACAGCGTCGAACAAGCCCTTGGCGATCTGCCATCGCGGTTCGGAAGTGTCAGCGTGCTGGGTGTCGTTCCGCGTCAAGAGGTCGATGTAGACGCAGGTGTCAACATAAATGATCGGAGATTTCGTCCTAGGCATCGCGTAGCCCGTCGATGAATTGGTCGACGGTCAGGTCTCCCAGCCACCCCGCTGCAATACCCAGCAGGTCGTCCGTTCGCGGTCTACCACGGTCGTCCTCGGGCATCAGCTCGATGGATTCCACTTCGATGGCGATTGCCTGTCCGCGCGAGTTTCTCTTCATCTTTCCGCTGCAGATCACTCGGTGCGCCCACGCCGCGCGAAGCACATCGGACATAGCCTCTTGGACGTATCCGTACGCAGCGTGGCCGTCAGGCGTTCGCAGGGTCACGCGGAGGGTTCCTTGGCGGCGTTTCGAGTAATCGTGGAGGCTGGTCAGCCTGCCGGTCACCGTGCCCCAAGTAACCTCGAACGGCTTGACGGCAATGTCTGCGTTGGTCTTCACGTTGTTGTCGAGCGCCACGTTAGGTCCGACCGCGCCGTTGTAGGTAGCAAGACCGACCGACTGGATGCCGTTGCGCGGCATCGCTAGCTTCCCCACACGGCTGACTGTTTGCGGAGCGAACAGCGGCGGCACCGATGCCTGCGCCTGCAGCTCCTTCACACCCTCAACGAGCGCGTCGACCGGGACCATGATGTCGGCAAGCGCCCGCTGCTGTACCTCAGCGCGCGCTTCCAGCCGTACCACCAGATCCGCTGACTCGCGTCGCATGTCAGCCAACACCCACGTAGCCCGAGTGGCCCGTAGCAAGTGGACCCGATCGATCTCCCGCAGCGAGAGCACTACGTCGTTGAGGGTGGTGGTGACCCGGCTGACCTCGGCGCGCTCCCGACCCTCATGGATGCGCACTTCAAGCCCGGTCGTAGTCATGTCGTCACGGTAGCCCCCGGCAGCAAGGACGGAGTAGGCATTCCGGTGCCCGATTTTTGGTCTTGCGGTAGAAGACCGGCACCGAATCCTCGATCGTCCCTGGGCTTGGGACTACGTGGTCGCCGCCCACCGACCCTCGCGCGGTTGAGCAACATCGGTCAGTCCCGAGTGACGAGCAGGCTGGCGTCCAGGTAGTTGCGCAGCGCGTCCACAAGACCAGCGAAGAGGACGTCCGTGGATCCAGGAAGTGGCAGACGGAACGCCAGGCCGCGTTCGTACATGTCCATCTTCTGCATCAGCTCTCGTTCCTGTACTTCGATCTCGCTGCCAAGTGCGATCAACTGGTCTGAGTTTAGGATCACCTGTGCTCGCATCAGTTCGATGCTCAACGCGTTGGCGGAAGCCTTCGCGGTGGTCCGCAGATCTGCGACGTAGTCCGGAGGGATCTTGTTGTCCGGGTCGGATGCTGCTCCCCAGATGTCGTAGTACTCGCGGTACGCCCGAATGAACACGTCACACACACTTCGGACCGTTGCTGCCGTCACGCGGTCCGCTCGGCGGTCGTCCGCAGCGCGCTTGTCCTTCTCACGTTGCTTCGCGGCACGGTTGTTTCGGAACATGACGAACAACGCCGTTCCGGTTGCGAGCAGAGCTATCCCTACCGTTCCCCACCAAGGCGTTGAACCGGACCAGAAGCCCCCTGATTCGGGAACGATTGCATCCGCAGGAGTGCTGGCGATGTTCACAGAGATGAATCCTCACTTAATCGACGTCGACGGACACGCGGGTTCGCGCCACGCAAGTTTGGTTCTTGACGATGTAGCACTCCACGTAGTGATGTCCTGAGTACAAGGTGTTCTCCACTCGCTCGTGATGACCCTGGTCGGGCAAAATTTCGCCACGCAGTTGACCGCGCGATACCGCTTCGGGTCCGTTGTTGCGAACCTTCCAGTACACGTCGAAAGGCGCCGTGACGGTGGTGCTCACCATCTTGAACACAAGCTCTCGTTGCTTGGTGACGTGGCCCCCGCGTGCACGTAGGCGGCGTCGGTCTCCCCGGTTCGCCGCCCGAGGTGGCAGCACTTCGCAGATGGCCTTCACCGTTTCAGTTTCATTGACTCTGAATCTGTTCTCGATGAATTCCTCGTTGGGTGCGGAGTTGAGAGTCTTGGCTGTCTTCGCCGTAGCAGAGGGTGGCGCTTTCAGCTCGGATGGAAATGCCAAGCCGAAGATTTGCTGCCATGCGTTGATGCTTTCGTGTGGCGAAGTACGGGTGTAGGCGTAGGCGATGCGGTCGTTTAGTTCGTTGATATCTTTGCGGAACTCCTCGAACTGCCGGTTGGTCCACCGTCTGTTGAAGTCGGTGTCGGGGCAACTGGGATCCTCTACGTCTGGTTTGGAGGTCTGGCCGTTGAGCCAGCGGGCAAGATCCGCGACCAGGTTGTAGAGCGTAGTGGGAACGTCCTCGTAGCAGTCCAGCGCAGCGGCGATGGGGTAGACCCGTTCCCCAAGAAGAACGGTCAGTAGGACGGACTTGATATCGAACTCTTCGAGATGAGTGCGTAGATACTTGAGCAGGCGTAGAACTTTACGGAGATTCTTGTTGGTGATATCGTCTGCGGTCTGGATCCAGTGGGTCAGACCCACGGGGTTCGCGGCCTCAAAGGTGTTGTCGGTTCGGTAGACGATGTAACCGCTCCCGTCAGGCATCTCCACATAAGGCACAAGATCGACTTGACAGAAGTTCGCGTATGTGATGCGAACGCACCGGTTCTTACGTTCGCTCATTGGCCCGTAGGTCGGGTGGTTCTCAACGGCTTTCCACACGGCGTCGGCATACTTGTGTGGATCGTTGTTCCACTCTGGCTGTTCCGCGATCTGGATCAGGATGTCCGCATCGAAGACCTCTCCGCTGGGCGGTCGGATGATGGTTCGATGCGTCCATGACCCCTGACGAATCGTATCGATCATCAGGTCATCGAGCTCATCAGATGCGTACAGCGCCTTCTCGATGGCGGCTACGTGGTCACTCAGTTCCTCGAGCCGTCCTTTGTTCAGGTTGACGTGATCTCGCAGCAGTTGATCAAAATGCATGTCCAGGTTCACAAGTGTCCAATCTCGAAGGCAAGGCGGTAGGTGCCATCGTCCATGCGGTCGTACAGCTTCAGCCCTGGGTGGGCCTCGTGTACGAACACGCGCCCGAACTCCACTGCGGCAGCGATCGGTACCGCTGCCAGGACGTGGAACCAGCGCACCCGCTTGTGGCCTTCGTGCTCCAGACGAGCAAGAAGCTGTCTGCAGGCCTCCTGAAATCGCTGAAGTGTCTCGACACTCGAGATGGTGTCCGGACCAGGAGTGGCACCATCCACGGTTATCTCGAACCGAGGCAAGGACAGAAGCTCGTGTGGCACTTCGTCGGGGTTGATGGTTCCACTGACGTTGAGAAGCAGAACCGCTTCGAGAGCGGCGGCACCTTGGACCGGGACGTTCACCCGGAACTTCTCGAGAGTTGCCCGCTGCGGCCAGCTCCACGAATCCGTCGAACGGTGCCGCTGATAGACATCGACTGGAACGTTGTCGTCAAGACACGACCCCAAGTAGACGAGGAGCGGGATTCGAGCCCAAGCGAAGACACTGATGTGGGTGGTCTCCCCCTCGGCTACGGAGGCCATAAGCCCGGCGAGCTGCTTGTCGATCATAGCCCGCGAAGCCCGGTAGTAATCCTCCGTGGGAACCTCCTCGCCCAGGATGTTCCGAAGGTCGATCTCGAGGGTGTTCCGGGTTGCGGGAGCGAACCTGGCGAACCGACCTGCGCCCGCGATCACGGCACGCGCCACGCCCTCTCGGTCGAGTTCCATCGCCCGCCCCCGCAATCGACCGACCATCCGAATCGGTGTTGTCGCCCTATCCCGACCAACTTCCGTGGCGAGCCGCACGCGGTCTTCATGCTCTTGCTTCATCTCCAACAGCTGCTCGACGGAGAACGCGTCACGGGCGCCGGGCTTGTCGATCTCGTCGTGTTCGTGGTCGCACAGCAACATGAGGTTGTCAGCTGTGTCCCGCGCGTCCTCATCGAGCTCGGACCCAACTCCGCGCGGGGACCGGGGGGAGTTGGTCTGCCCCACGATGTGCGCGGCCTCGCCGAAGCGTCGTTCGACGTAGGACATCGAACCCTCGAGCAGATACCTGTTGCAGATCTCGCAACGCCCACCCGCTCGCACCCAGAGCTTCAACCGCTCATCTGGGTCGATATTTCGTCGCGCCATGTTCGTGCCCTCCCGCACTCAGCCGGAGATGACCGGTTCAGCGGAAGCTAGCATCGCCCACCGACAGACCCCGGCCGCAGACACCGCCACGAGTAGTGCGCTGGCCTGCCCGATCCAGGTCGTGTCCTACCCTGCGACAGCAGGACGCAAATCCCCGCATCCACCGGTGCCCGAAGGAGGCCGCACGTTGAGTGAGCAGGTCGTGTTTCTCCACGGCGCTGGCAAAGCCGGGGTTGCGGCATGGCCGCGACAGGCAGTGGTTGCAGACCCGGCATGGATATTCTTGGATCGTCCAGCGGTGAGCGATGACCCGGACACCGACTGTCAGCGAGTCCTCGACCGGCTACGTAGTCACGGTCCTGGGCACGTCGTCGGGCACTCCTTCGGTGGGATCGCGGTGCTCCTGGCAGCCCAGCAGGAACCGGATCTTGTCCGATCGGTGACCCTCTTGGAACCGGCCTGCTTCGATCTGGCTCGTGGACGTGACGCCGTTGAACAGCACATCGCGGTGATGCAGCCGGTGTTCGCGGTCAGCAACGATCCCTCAGTTCCTACGCGGGACTTCTCGAGCAGGTTCGCGGCTGCGATGGGATCCGCGCCGCCTGACCTGCCTGACGAACTTCTGGAAGCCAACGTCGCGCGGTTGCGTGCCATGAAACCACCCTGGGGCAGCGCCCTGAACCCGGATGTTCCCTTACCCGTTCCGACCCTCGTCCTCACCGGTGACTGGAACCCTCTGTACGAGGAGACGGCACTCGCGCTGACCGACCTCGGAGCCGCCCATGAACACCTAGTCGGGTTCGGGCACCGCGTCCAGGACCAGCCCGGCGCGCTGGACCGGATGATCAGGCACTGGGACTCGTCCACCGCTCTCACCAGGCCGTGTGCCAAACCGGGGGCTTAGCCTGTGCCAACGGTTTGCGCAGGTCGGCGTGCATGCAGCTCAACGAGTTGTCTGAACAACCCACCACCAGTTCAGAGCCCCGCCGGGTCCGTCCGGCGGGGCTCTTGGCGTCCCGGGCTGCATGGGCGTTGCGGAGCTCAGGTACAGACCTCCAGCGGCCTCGGTGAATTCCTGGCGGTCTGTCCGCGGAGTCCGCACAGGTCGGTGAACCTTCCCCGCACCGGTATCGGACGGCCGGGACCGGCGAGCGGGCAATCATGGCGCGAACTGGTACCCGAGCCCGCGTCACCGCAAACATCCGTCACCCAGGAGTGTTGCCGCAGGTCAGCGGACGTACAGGAGCAGACAGATCGACTAAACTGCTTGCTGTGCATTCCGATGTCGATCCGCCCGACGACCCGACGGCCAGAGCTGCCCCACCCGCTGCAGGTGAGGGAGCGCTGCTCGTCGACCGCTATCGCCTGGGTTCACTCATCGGACGCGGCGGCACCGCAGAGGTCTACCGGGCTCGGGACGAACTGCTCGGCCGGGACGTCGCGGTGAAGGTCTTCGACCTCCAGCTCACCGACCTCAACTCCGTCGACCGACAGCGCAGCGAAATGCGCGCGCTCGCCGCTCTGAGCGACCCGCATCTGGTCGCCGTCCACGATGCGAGGCTGGTCGAGCCGTCTCCGGGCGGTCCCGCCGGGGACCACAGCTACCTCGTCATGGAACTCGTCAACGGCGAGACCCTGGCCGAGCGGCTGCACGGAGGACCGCTGGGTCCGGACGAGCTGACGCCGATCGCGGTTGCCGTGGCGAGCGGTCTCGCTGTCGCGCATGCGGAAGGGCTGATCCATCGGGACATCAAGCCTGCCAACGTGTTGATCGCGACGTCCGGTGCGGTCAAGCTGGCCGACTTCGGGCTGGCGCGAGTGGTCGCCACGGAGTCGACACTCACCAGTGGGTCGATGCTGATCGGCACCGCCGCCTACTTCAGCCCGGAGCAGTCCGCCGGCGAACACGTCGGTCCACCGGCCGACGTCTACGCCCTGGGCCTGGTACTGCTGGAGGCGCTGACGTGTCGGCGTGAGTTCCCCGGTGCGCCGGTGCCCTCCGCCATGGCCAGGTTGCTACGCGACCCGGAGATCCCCGACGGGCTCCCTGCGCCGTGGCAGACACTGCTGTTGCGGATGACGGACCGCGACCCGGATGCACGCCCGACAGCAGCCGAGGTCGTGCGCATCCTGACCGCCGCCGACTCGGCCACCCTGGTGGGTACGGCCGTCACCCCCCGACCGACCCCGGCGCCGATCCTGCTGCCGGCATCACCCCGACGGTCACCTGAACGGTCGCCCGAACCGGTGACCGCGGCCGGCCCGTCGGTCCTGTCGGCGTTCCTGCGCCCGGAGGGGGATGACGCCAAAAAGGTCCGTCGCCGCAACAGCGTGCTCGTCGGTGCAGGTGCGCTGCTCACCGCGGTCGTGCTGACGACCGTGATCACCGTCACGGGTGGAACCACACCGCCTGCGGACGGCTCACCTGCGGTCGTGCAGGGCGGCAGCAGCGCGGCCCGATCCTCGACGGAACCAGCGGTCACGTCGGCGCATTCCACCGCCACGGCCGGTGGTCGAATCACTCCCTCGGCCACCCCCACCGCGGTCGCGGCCAGAGCGTCCGTTCCTCCGTCATCGACTGCGCGGACGTCTCGGACGGTGAACGCGGCAGCTGCCTCCGCTGCGGCTGCCCGAGCTGCGGCCGCCCGGGCCGCAGCAGCTCGAACCGCTGCTGCCCGAGCCGAAGAGCAAGCGGCTGCCCGTGCCGCTGCCGAGCGAACTGCTGCTGCCCGGGCCGCCGAGCAAGCAGCTGCCCGTGCCGCTGCTGCCCGAGCCGAAGAGCAAGCAGCTGCCCGTGCCGCTGCCGAGCGAACCGCCGCTGCCCGGGCCGCCGAGCAAGCAGCTGCCCGTGCTGCTGCCGACAGGGCGGCTGAGCGTGCCGCTGCCGAGCGAACGGCTGCTGCCCGAGCCGCCGAGCAAGCAGCTGCCCGTGCCGCTGCCGACAGGGCGGCCGAGCGTGCTGCGGCCGCGCGTGCCGCTGCCGACAAGGCCGCGCAGAAGGCCGCCGAGAAGCAGCAGAAGCAGGACCAGAAGGGCGCCTCCGGATCGGGCGCCGGCGCCTCCGACAAATCGGGCAAGCCCGGTAAGAAGCCCTGACCGGCGGGTGGTTCTCCGCATCCACCGCCAGCTCCGCGGTGCTCAGCCCAGCAGACTGCGCAGCGCGGCGCGATAGGCGTCGAAAGCGGAGCGACCGAGGCCGGTGAGCTGCACCCTGGTCTCGCCGCTCTGCTTCAGGGTGTCCACGTACCCCGCCTGTTCGATCTTGCGCAGATGGGTCACCAGGTTGCCCGCCGTGAGCTCCAGCAGCGACTGGAGCCGTCCGAACGTCAGCCAGTCCTCGGTGCCGATCTCGTTGAGCGCCACCATGATCCGCAGCCGGACCGGCGCATGGATCACCGGATCGAGCGCGTCACCCACGACCGGCTCCCGAGGTGAAGTCGGATCCCGGGTCCGCCGGACGTCGGAGTCCACTGCGCCAGGTCACGACCGCGGCGACCAGGAACGCGCCCCCGCCCAGAACGGCGATCAGCAGGTTCAACGTCACCGGGCCGGCCCACACCCCGGCCGCGACGAGCAGCAGCAGCCAGCTGCCGAGAGCCCGCTCGACGGCACCGCCGAACACGGCGGCCATC from Nakamurella sp. A5-74 harbors:
- a CDS encoding alpha/beta hydrolase; its protein translation is MTGSAEASIAHRQTPAADTATSSALACPIQVVSYPATAGRKSPHPPVPEGGRTLSEQVVFLHGAGKAGVAAWPRQAVVADPAWIFLDRPAVSDDPDTDCQRVLDRLRSHGPGHVVGHSFGGIAVLLAAQQEPDLVRSVTLLEPACFDLARGRDAVEQHIAVMQPVFAVSNDPSVPTRDFSSRFAAAMGSAPPDLPDELLEANVARLRAMKPPWGSALNPDVPLPVPTLVLTGDWNPLYEETALALTDLGAAHEHLVGFGHRVQDQPGALDRMIRHWDSSTALTRPCAKPGA
- a CDS encoding PIN domain-containing protein; protein product: MPRTKSPIIYVDTCVYIDLLTRNDTQHADTSEPRWQIAKGLFDAVNDNRVVLASSALIEVELNGLAIVRDGAASVVSTVRGWFDAPSTLWTDIDRPLARESAVLAREWHPMRADNTKSLRGADATHLAAALRLGCDYLMTHDGGFPLGHTVKSVQVQRPAQVWTPHLFDSLPPSVAPSDEASAVTAGARRRRR
- a CDS encoding SAVED domain-containing protein: MSYVERRFGEAAHIVGQTNSPRSPRGVGSELDEDARDTADNLMLLCDHEHDEIDKPGARDAFSVEQLLEMKQEHEDRVRLATEVGRDRATTPIRMVGRLRGRAMELDREGVARAVIAGAGRFARFAPATRNTLEIDLRNILGEEVPTEDYYRASRAMIDKQLAGLMASVAEGETTHISVFAWARIPLLVYLGSCLDDNVPVDVYQRHRSTDSWSWPQRATLEKFRVNVPVQGAAALEAVLLLNVSGTINPDEVPHELLSLPRFEITVDGATPGPDTISSVETLQRFQEACRQLLARLEHEGHKRVRWFHVLAAVPIAAAVEFGRVFVHEAHPGLKLYDRMDDGTYRLAFEIGHL
- a CDS encoding ImmA/IrrE family metallo-endopeptidase gives rise to the protein MPLSPQVRRPPTPTTAVVLARRVGLEFGVYDSNGRADVHDLVAKAGGRIVIDDTVESLVIHRSGTFKINVPSYTSARRDRFTIAHELGHYFLHYLNARPDEVRRKFTRLGRNPAETQANYFAAELVMPREQFREHFMQENGDLRRLARIFDVSQLSAQVRAESLGLIH
- a CDS encoding Lsr2 family protein, giving the protein MAQQIIEYLTSDLSGDDIPADSNGGTVEFTVSGIPYAVDLTEAELETFNSVLQPYVDAAQQLSRSGAPVTRTRVASSGAGKRSKEQLAAIRTWAKKNGYIVSERGRVAAPVLEAFDAAH
- a CDS encoding IS701 family transposase, translating into MLGLLSGLDRKNCWTIAEHRGEVSPDGLQHLLSRAKWDADSVRDDLRDYVVDAFGDPAGILVVDETGDVKKGEHTVGTQRQYTGTAGRIENAQVAVYLTYAAPRGHALIDRALYLPRSWTDDPVRLADAGVPAGVEFATKTALAAKMIGAALDAGVPARFVAGDEVYGNDSKLRSALVDRRVGYVLAVSCDHRTPSPDVPVRADLLADTLPAKSWQTLSAGAGTKGPRYYSWALIRIRPDEPGRHWLLLRRNISTGEMAYYRCYSPRPVPLAALVRVAGQRWKIEESFQTAKGQAGLDEHQVRRWCSWHRWSTLAMLAMAFLAVTTAAEKHRHPTPAGLIPLTINELRRLFDALVAGAVATREHIIHWSTWRRKHQATARECHYHRRSEDLQPQLRL
- a CDS encoding cyclic GMP-AMP synthase DncV-like nucleotidyltransferase, with amino-acid sequence MNLDMHFDQLLRDHVNLNKGRLEELSDHVAAIEKALYASDELDDLMIDTIRQGSWTHRTIIRPPSGEVFDADILIQIAEQPEWNNDPHKYADAVWKAVENHPTYGPMSERKNRCVRITYANFCQVDLVPYVEMPDGSGYIVYRTDNTFEAANPVGLTHWIQTADDITNKNLRKVLRLLKYLRTHLEEFDIKSVLLTVLLGERVYPIAAALDCYEDVPTTLYNLVADLARWLNGQTSKPDVEDPSCPDTDFNRRWTNRQFEEFRKDINELNDRIAYAYTRTSPHESINAWQQIFGLAFPSELKAPPSATAKTAKTLNSAPNEEFIENRFRVNETETVKAICEVLPPRAANRGDRRRLRARGGHVTKQRELVFKMVSTTVTAPFDVYWKVRNNGPEAVSRGQLRGEILPDQGHHERVENTLYSGHHYVECYIVKNQTCVARTRVSVDVD